AACATTGTGCTAACCTTTTCGGACCGGAGAGAAACCGCCTATTGGCAGGCATTGAAAGCCCGTTTCGAGCCACCCGGTATGCAAGTCCTGAGAGTGGCAAATGGGcgaacacggcaaaaactcatTGCATTTGAAGACCCAAGATTTTTTTTCACTGCTGGGGGCGGTCGTTACGGTTGGGAACACCGAGAGTTTGCCGGCCGCGTCGCCTCAGGGGTTTATCCTTTTCTGGTCTATTCTTATTCCCGGGGCACTGGGAGTTTGCCAGTAGTGACTGTGTCTATAGTTGTGCTCTGTCGCTGGCTGTGTTTGCTACTAATTACTGGCCCCCGGTCACAAGCAGCCCCCTCTCCAAGGAAGGCGGACAGGCAAAGAACCCGCATCGAGACTAGGCCACAGTAGTAGCATCGTGATCGGTATGGTCAGAAGTATAGGGTGGGCACGGTTACCTCGCAGTGCCATccgaccgccgaaagtgtgTCTTCTCGAACAATTTGGTCCCCGCAAACAAGACATCTAATAACCCGGTCGAGGGTCCAAAGCGAAGGGGTCCTTTTCTTGCTTCTTGGAAGTGGACGGAAAGCAAATACGAAAAGTAAATTgacagggaaaaaaaagggtcaaTAAGGGGAAacccaaaaacaaaactaCGTGATCCAAGTGTTGTCGACGGATGGATGGGTGAGTGGGGAAGAGTAAGGCCGTGAAACTATCACCGTCACAAACTTGTCTGCCCTGTTTTCACCGGCAATGCCCACCAGCTCAGAGCCGGCGAGCGGTTGTTGGCTGGCCAGAAAATGCAAGCACAAGGTAATCAAGGTAATTCGTAGGGAGCGTAGAACTACAAGGTATTACGCAGCACAAGTAGCTGCGTAATTTCTTCCCTAGCATACTGGTACGGTAGGCCACTCAAGGAATGCCACTGTCGACATTGCCCAGCATGACGACTACCAATTGTGCTTACTGGCGGCCCTCCACCAAAGCAATAACCACTGTACTGCACGTACTGTATGTATAATGCCTTGCCGACCCTGCTTTTTGTGCAAACCGGTTGCACTAGAGCAGTAATAGCAACACCCTCAGCACAGGCCAACctaccgaaaaaaaaacgagccCATTGACATAATGTCCCTATCTTCCAGGCTGGTCCTGGACAAATCCCGAAGTTTTTCGCCTCTCTATCGGCTTTGTGAAGGCGTGACTTGTTTAACCAGTTTGTCCACTGTATCTTTGCATAAACTGCTAGTCACATCATATACCTCACCGTAGTACGGTGTCCGACCTGTTATACAGTACAAGTAACATCAGGTACAGCCCAGAGCGATACTACACTACATTCTTTGTTGGACAcacgtacagtacagtaaaaaaaaaaagggccagGGAGGGGAGGGCGAGTGTGGACGAGGAGCTGTCGACTTTCAAGGCGGGGCGGGGCGGGGCCAAAGAGGAATCATTACTACGACAAGCCAAGCACCCGAGCCAAGCCACACAAAGCACATCCACACGCACACACCCCTTGCGTCTCTCTCCTCTCTCTGCAGCCAGTCCCTCGTCCTTGGCCCATCAGCCGACTGACAAGTGGCAGTGGTGCCTGAATCTGGACCAATCCAGCCCAGAAGTGATCGGCAAGAGAGGACAGACGGCCAAAGGGGGTATCCAACCTGTGGTTCAATTGACGAACGGGACGGGTGTGGATTTAGTTAGTTAGACCACGATTGACAGAGTCGAAAGATTGAGTGTGTGCATCATCCCTCCatgttctctttttttctttcgttcTGGTCTGTGTCTGCATGCTCCTTGCCCGCCCGTTGGCATTTCAGCCCAAGTGGGCAGCagtgcctttttttccctcacaGTGTCGTATGTACGTACTGCACTCGAACATCCGGCCATTGCCTAGTCAAAAAAGTAGTCAGACCTACCCAGGAGACCCAAGTGGAGGTGCAGGACAACCGATACAAAACAAAGACCCGGCTATTTTGGAGCCTGACTGTCTtgaatctttttttccctcgatGGTTAATAAATAACCCACATGGGCCTCGCTTCTTTGCTCCCGTCCATAGCCTCCTTCCTAGCATTGTCTGAATAAGCTTGCCAGGGCTCATTACTTAGATCATCCATCACTACATGATCATCGTAAAAGCAAACTATTTTCAGTACCAAGCCTTTACCTCTTTAATAATCCGGTGTTGCTTAAGAAGGTCTTGACCACCTCCAGCAGTCATCAACCACCATAACCATAGGCTTTTTAACAGTCCTGCTCGAACTGCTAGTCAAcactctttttatttttattgttatttttttttttcatccacCGCAACCAACCGAGTTTAACTATACTCATCCATTCGCTACCTTTCAAAACGTTTTACTACCAAGTATCCACTATCAACGCATTACATTAAtacatttaccatacaacaAATTCAACATGTCGTCACCAGGATCTTCAGACTACATGCGCATGGGGAGGAGAGACTCAGCTTCGAGTAGCACCAAGAGGAGCTCCAGACCGAGACTCCTCCGAGCTTCTGCAACGGAGCCGTCCTTGTCAGCATCGACAGCTACCCATGGAGCACTTGCTAGCCCTCCGCACTCATCGAGCAGACGGGCCACCGATATACTAAACCGAGTGGCCTACATCAGCGGCACATCGCCGCCCTCCGGTCAAAGCCCACTATACGAGGGCATGAATGAAAGGAACGACACCTTGTCATCATCACCTACTTCTCACAGCACTGATGAATACTACACACGTCCTCGTATGTACCACCCGCTTCGCCTGGAAACGTCCATCGGTGTGTATAGTAGATGCACATATAACTAACTATAGCCCCCAAAGACGCCTCAGAGAGGTACTTCAGCTTTCCCAGCTTCGACACTTGGGAGGGCCAAGAAGACAACAAGGACAACGAGGACAAATCTGGCGATTGAAGCGAAGCCTTATCAGTCCTGGCACCAATCAACGACAGAGGCAGGCCAAAAAGTTTCTATTCCATTTCCTTCTCCAGGGAAGCGGGCTTGTCTAGAGGCGCTTCCCGGAGCTACCCAATAACGATGACGATATAATGAACCACCAAAACGATAGCCCCCTTATTACCACCACAGAGGAATCAGCCATCCGGATCGACAGCACCATCAGCTTACGAGGATCACAAAAACCTATTCGGATCGAATGCAGCAATACAAGCGCAGCGTCGAGACCAGGTTCTAGCGGTAGACATCGACGATTGGGACCACGGCCAACCAGAGTACTGGGCCGGGATTTCATGATCGTCGTTGCACAGAGCTGGGGCCGGTGTACAAGTACATGGGTGAGGGACGAAGTGACAGGGCATGCAACAAAAGGCCGCTCGGGACTATTTTCCGGGCCGTGTCTTCCTTGTGTTGTGTTCTATCCGTCCAGTCAACGACCGGCGTTGTGTGGAGGAGTATTTTTTGCGTGGAATGGAAACCGCGACGAATGAGAAAGGCGATGGAGCCATGTAATTGTGGAGAAGAACCACTTACCAAACTCGCATGCATAGAGACCCAACGCCTCTAGCCGAGCATGACGCTTAAATGGTAGAAAGAGAATAactaaaataaaaacaaaattgATACCAAAACAACCTATTAACCCCAGCCGGGGAACCAGTGCTAACGTGGGAATGATCAACGTGCCTGCAAGTCCAGATTCTATACCTCGTCCATCGCGTTGATACAAGCCACCAAACAACAAGGATCCCAGCCATCCGGTTGCTTGTCGCATCTGTTTCCCTGGAAGCAGGCAGTTTTTCTCCCGTCGTGCAGAACGCAGCAATGGTTACAATGACGACTGCCATGGCCCGGGGGATCGCATCCGAACGCCCAAACCCCTGAGGATCCAGGTCCTTGACAACGGAGAAAGCAAATACTATGGTAGACTAAGGGCGTGTGCGTCAATGAAAGGCGGTCTGGCTTgagacttttcttttttcttgtctaggggaaaaaaaactccATGTGGGGGGCCcggctgtcttttttttgctctctcTATTTTTTTGCTTTACACCTTATGAAGCAGCCTAAACTTGGTTCAGTTAGCATCACAGacacgaagacgtagctttTCTATTATCAGGTAATAACTTCGTTGATTTCTTCTCGATGATGTTATTTGCTGGATCAAGCGTCCGGTTGGTCGAGACTATCCGCCGGATTTTGGAGGGTTTAAACACTGCGTACGACACGCctaaaagaaaaacagcCGCACCTGCACGCGCGCCTGATTAAAAACAGGGGTATACGCAAAGCCATACGCCGTAGTTCGAAGCCCAAGCGGGTGATGAAGAAAGAGACGAAAGAAGAACAAAATAGTCCCTCACACCAACCACTGGGTGACGAGTACCCTATGCACCCGGTGATATTTGGGTCGCATGTTCAGCTCCGTTCTGCCTGTTGGGAGAAGAACGAtactcttgtttttttttttgttttttttaactCGATAGCCCTCCCAAAAACCCCCTGCCTATTCTCACCTGACCATGACTGAGACCTTACTTCTAGCCACCAGCAAAGCCAGCGGCAGAGCATGAATAAGGGCACGCGACACTAAACCCCAACTACACCACCAACGAGGATCCAGGGGTAGTGCTGTTACCGTACAGTAGATTGAACAAGTCGGCGGGTGCTGCATCTGACAACAACGCTTCACTTGTCTCGTCCTCACCGCGCAAGCGGTTCGCGGTTAGCCCGGCGGTGTTGACAGGGCGACTCGACAAAGGGTCCTGTCTTTGCTGAATGTTGCCTGGGTAAATTGGAACGCTTTGAACACTGTTTGGGGGTAATTGTACAGCTGGCGGTTTTGGCTGTTGATGCTAAGAGGTAGAGCTAATCAGACCTAGTTCTAAACCAGCAAAGTGACGGAAGTTCAATATGCACTCATTATCTTCTGTGCGCTGCCAGGCGTATGTAGATATGATGGCTGGCTATGACAGAAAAGTGTCTCGATCGTCGTTTCAAGGTCCAagcggtcaggcacgatcagGAGGATTCCTTTTGATTCAGATTACTGCCCACctagggtaggtaggtaggtaattaccCAGTGACAAGATGGCAACGCAGGCAGGTAGACAGAGAGTACTATTATTAACAGCACATGCCATCAAGGGCACGCCCTGCGCCAAGTGGACAATTTTCATTACTCATATTATGGAATgacttttttattctttttttgtgccaGTGGGGTATAGTCAGATTATGAAggcgaaaaaagaaaaacttaAGTTTACAATTATTCAGGCAAGCCCATACATAGCAGATTAAGCCGAACCCAACTGGGCACGTAGAAGAAGGCGAAATACTGGTCGTCAGTTGAGTGTCGAACCGAGATTTCGCAGGATAAGCGATCATGATGAAAATCAATATAGTAACCCCCCATATTAAAAGTGCACTGGCTGTATACAATCTTGTATGTCATGGAGCTTGCCAGTATGGTGTGAAGAAACTCCACAAATGTCAATGCTGTCTGTCAGGTAAGTCAGGGTAGGTAAGCCTTAGAAGGTAGGAAGCCAAGATGAAGGGTTACCCCGCTCGCCACGACTCTTTGCCTGCTTGGAACAATAACTGAGCAAGCCACAACGagtgacgaaaaaaaaaaaagaccaagtGAGTGTGAAATTTGTGGCTTGTCTGTGGCGCATGCGCGGGTCACTCTTTCTCAAAGCCCTAAACGGTCGACACCCAATGAAACCAAAGATAGCTCCACCACAGGTCCACTCTATCATCCCTCTCTCTCGGCCTAGGAGACCACACAAACGTGAGGAAATTTCATTTTGCTGCCAACTAACCATCAAAGCAACCAGTCCGCCAGCACACATTGTCCACCGCCGAGACAACCGAGTGCAAATATGGCTGTCGGAAAGTACGATATCACCAGTTTGAACGCACCCGAATTATTTCGCAACAAAGCGATGATTTACGTGGGGAGCTTGAAGGCGGGAGGAACACCAAAAGGCTGACCAACCGACTTCTCCCCGCAGGAACAAGAGATTGTCGAAGGGCAAGAAGGGTCTCAAGAAGAAGACCCAGGACCCCTTCGCCCGCAAGGACTGGTACGGAATCAAGGTCAGTCTACAAAGAGATTCTAGTGGGAGGGGTGAAGGCCAGGATGGTCTTGCACAAGAAAACCAGCAATACTAACAAGATTTGTTCTGCGACCCCAGGCTCCGGCGCCTTTTAACATCAGGGAGTAAGGCTTAGTCTCACATTCATAGACGATATCGACGAAACAACCGCCAGCCCGAGACGACTAACACGGTATTACTCTTTCATTACAGTGTCGGCAAGACTCTAGTCAACAGGAGCAGTGGTATGAAGAACGCCAACGATGCGCTGAAGGGCCGCATCTTCGAGGTCTCACTCGCCGACCTCCAGAAGGACGAGGACCACGCATTCCGCAAAATCAAGCTCCGGGTCGACGAGGTCCAGGGCAAGAACTGCTTGACCAACTTCCACGGTCTTGACTTCACCAGCGACAAGCTGAGGTCGCTTGTCCGCAAGTGGCAATCCCTGATCGAGGCCAACGTCACGGTCAAGACCACCGACGACTACCTCCTTCGCCTTTTCGCCATTGCTTTCACCAAGCGCCGCCCCAACCAGATCAAGAAGACCACCTACGCCGCCAGCTCTCAGATCCGTGCCATCAGGAGGAAGATGACCGAGATCATCCAGCGCGAGGCATCTACTTGCACCCTGCAGCAGCTCACCAACAAGCTGATCCCCGAGGTCATTGGCCGCGAGATTGAGAAGGCCACTCAAGGCATCTACCCCCTGCAGAACGTAAGGATATTTTGGAGCAATATGCCTTGGATTTTGTGGAGGGGAAGCCACGAAATCTAAATCAGATTGGACTTTTTGCTGACGAGAATCTCTATGATTTAGGTGCACATCCGCAAGGTTAAGCTGCTGAAGCAGCCCAAGTTCGACCTTGGTGGCCTCCTGGCCCTGCACGGCGAGTCGACGACAGACGAGCAAGGCCAGAAGGTTGAGAGGGAGTTCAAGGAGCGCGTTCTCGAGGAGGTTTAAAGGGAGCAAATAGGGTGCGTTGTCTTTTGTTGTTGGTCAAGGAAACGGCATGGGGCACGGTTTTTTCTATCAGGCAATACCTCTTTTACCAAAAAATAGGGCACGGGGTTTCTTGCTTTTTATCTCTCTTCGGTTGCATTTGGCGTGGCAATATCATGGTAAAGCCCAGACGTAGTGCCTTGTACCCCATGTGTGCACTGTCTGGGAGGCGCTGCTATGAATGAAAAGGAAATGAACTTTAACGCACCATTAGCCAGAttcttgaacttgagcgGCAAGACATTTGGAGTCACAGGCGTGATGTTTTCCTCGCGATTAGTGATTTGATTTGTTTCTGGAGCCATAGATTTCTACAGCGGGGTGGAGTCTTGGATGCTTGCACCTTGACAACCAGGCAGTTGAATGGTGCAAAACCAATTCCGGGACAGCATCTTACTTGTACCGGCTTTTCCCATACCTGCCTCTCGGGTCTCGAACAAGGCATGCGGCGTCTGCAGTGTTACTCACTGTATTTTTGAAATTCACAACCATTCAAAGACTTGTGGACTAAGGGTTGGCATGGGTCAGCAGCATGTGGCAAACAACCAACCAAAAACGCATACGGTACGAAGgcctggagaaaaaaaaaaaaaacagagagTTAAAGGAAGCATCCAAGGCATCGTAGAGGTAGGTAAAACTCGCGGTAACCACATTGCAATGCAACCCTTGTCCAAAGACGGCAACCCCAGATTTCATTCCATTCTCGGTATTTAAACCCATGGTTCAAACAAACCTGACTCGGGACTACTCATGTGCCCCTAATATTGCAGCTTACTTTTGGTAGGTTAAATACGCAGTGCAACTACGACAACTTGCACATTTGGCAGCTTAATGTTCTCTCATCATCGATCGAGATTTGGAAATTATATGAAAAGAAAGAGCAGAAGAAAAGTTGACAAGCGATCCTGTTGTTTGACTACCTGATCTGTGTAagtgaatttttttttttttttttttttttttgttttctggtATTTCTTTCG
The Pyricularia oryzae 70-15 chromosome 1, whole genome shotgun sequence DNA segment above includes these coding regions:
- a CDS encoding 40S ribosomal protein S3aE, coding for MAVGKNKRLSKGKKGLKKKTQDPFARKDWYGIKAPAPFNIRDVGKTLVNRSSGMKNANDALKGRIFEVSLADLQKDEDHAFRKIKLRVDEVQGKNCLTNFHGLDFTSDKLRSLVRKWQSLIEANVTVKTTDDYLLRLFAIAFTKRRPNQIKKTTYAASSQIRAIRRKMTEIIQREASTCTLQQLTNKLIPEVIGREIEKATQGIYPLQNVHIRKVKLLKQPKFDLGGLLALHGESTTDEQGQKVEREFKERVLEEV